A genomic stretch from Thermodesulfobacteriota bacterium includes:
- the nadC gene encoding carboxylating nicotinate-nucleotide diphosphorylase, protein MRKVELDFTRVDRLIEYALREDIGDGDVTTNALAPESEDCKAVIRAKARGIVAGLPIAKRVFQKLDHTVVCVDNVNDGDEIRPGNVLSEINGSTRALLSGERLALNIMQRLSGVATLTAKYVKAVEGLPVKILDTRKTVPGFRVLDKYAVAVGGGFNHRFGLYDGILIKDNHIKMAGGISNAVQIMRKKYKNKFKIEVEASNLEEVKEALISGADIIMLDNMDTGQMEKAVRLIDGAALVEASGRITLRNIREVAETGVNFISVGAVTHSPPALDIGLYLV, encoded by the coding sequence ATGAGGAAAGTAGAACTCGATTTTACACGTGTAGACAGGCTCATAGAATACGCGCTAAGGGAAGACATAGGCGACGGCGACGTCACGACGAACGCCCTCGCGCCGGAGAGCGAAGACTGCAAGGCCGTTATACGCGCCAAGGCGCGCGGCATAGTCGCGGGGCTTCCGATAGCGAAGAGGGTATTTCAGAAGCTCGACCATACTGTCGTATGCGTCGATAACGTGAACGACGGCGACGAGATAAGGCCCGGCAACGTTCTTAGCGAGATAAACGGCTCGACGAGGGCGCTCCTCTCGGGGGAGCGGCTCGCGCTCAACATAATGCAGCGCCTATCGGGGGTGGCGACGCTGACGGCAAAGTACGTAAAGGCCGTCGAGGGGCTTCCCGTGAAGATACTCGACACGAGAAAAACCGTGCCCGGATTCAGGGTGCTCGACAAGTACGCGGTCGCCGTCGGCGGGGGATTCAACCACCGCTTCGGACTCTACGACGGGATTCTCATAAAGGACAACCACATAAAAATGGCCGGCGGTATCTCGAACGCCGTCCAGATAATGCGGAAGAAATACAAGAACAAGTTCAAGATAGAGGTCGAGGCTTCCAATCTCGAAGAGGTAAAGGAGGCCCTTATCTCCGGGGCAGACATAATAATGCTCGACAACATGGATACCGGGCAGATGGAAAAGGCGGTAAGGCTCATCGACGGGGCCGCACTGGTCGAGGCTTCGGGCAGGATTACGCTCAGGAATATAAGGGAAGTCGCCGAAACCGGGGTCAACTTCATCTCCGTCGGCGCCGTCACCCACTCCCCGCCGGCTTTAGATATAGGTCTCTATCTGGTATAA
- a CDS encoding O-methyltransferase: MSQSHGPDHPIVNPEIERYIESLSPGADGVRREMEEYARENGFPIVGPSVGRLLYQLTLTSGAEEIIELGSGFGYSAYWFGKALSVLGRGRVILTDASRDNAEMAEGFLSRAGLMDKVEIRVGDALEIFDGEKGPFDIVFNDVDKEWYPPLVGKAYAKLRRGGLFITDNVLWHGRVLSPEDDSPATEGVRKFARLLFAEEGFYSTVLPIRDGVSISLKL, encoded by the coding sequence ATGAGCCAGTCCCACGGGCCGGACCATCCCATAGTCAACCCTGAAATCGAACGATATATCGAATCATTGTCCCCCGGTGCGGACGGCGTCCGGAGGGAGATGGAAGAATACGCCCGCGAGAACGGCTTCCCCATAGTCGGCCCCTCGGTCGGAAGGCTCCTTTACCAGCTTACGCTCACATCCGGCGCGGAGGAGATTATAGAGCTCGGCTCGGGCTTCGGCTATTCCGCGTACTGGTTCGGAAAGGCGCTTTCCGTGCTCGGCCGCGGCCGTGTGATACTGACGGACGCCTCCCGGGATAACGCCGAAATGGCCGAGGGCTTCCTATCCCGCGCGGGTCTCATGGATAAAGTCGAAATAAGAGTAGGAGACGCGCTGGAAATATTCGACGGGGAGAAAGGCCCTTTCGACATCGTGTTCAACGACGTCGACAAGGAATGGTATCCGCCCCTCGTCGGAAAGGCGTACGCGAAACTCAGGAGGGGCGGGCTGTTTATAACGGATAACGTGCTATGGCACGGAAGGGTGCTGTCTCCCGAAGACGACTCGCCGGCCACCGAGGGCGTAAGGAAGTTTGCGAGGCTCCTTTTCGCCGAGGAAGGATTTTACAGCACCGTTCTCCCGATAAGGGACGGCGTGTCGATAAGCCTCAAGCTTTGA
- the glnD gene encoding [protein-PII] uridylyltransferase translates to MSKAVNLMTDEPESSRSLRGRLDRKLAELKEYHNNKAKRNKALSGSLLAKKRSEVIDKLIRQALSQLGFNDIANVAVIALGGYGRNELCPYSDIDLMILYKPRHKTLAKEITEKLLYLLWDLKLDVGHSVRTIDECMELSEDEDTTILTSLLDSRHVAGDERLYLDLNKKLFSELLPSVSHKFIQQKIAENESRINRFGRSVYLLEPNVKEGEGGLRDIHYALWIAQAKFKVKTFAELLPKGILMENEIRIFEKSLNFLLLVRSELHYLAGRMEDRLGFEFQEKIARFLGFKDADLPAVERFMRIYYLRGNELTEQSRRLIEKCVMDQRSGIRASKTIHLDSGFIIQSGVLSVSNVNIFTENPANLMKAFEYANKHQVRMSNYLLDLIRENVNIGKMDEKIRSNPELNASFLRILKKGKNVAETLMEMNRLRFLGNYIPEFGKIVCMVQHDAYHVYTVDVHSIFMVREIENLLSYRYEKELPLLTKTAESLVNRHVLYLACLFHDMGKGEGKGHAEKGAAMIPRIAKRMGLNDGERKQLEFLVKNHLIMSHFSQRRDIHDYSLIVRFAKSVKTLETLSLLYLLTYADIKSVGPDVWTNWKGMLLKELFIRTAKVLERGVLKVEDPVARQERIIGEVIKITGPRISRKKAGEILKAMPESYFLGFSAYKIAYHIGLIDKYKGAVGMDILFFPEEDYNEFTFWGFDEPGIFSRLCGVIRASGFNILGARITTRSDGRILDVFYLNRLGSSLGVDDEAWARLRDNMSRVLAKEIDVGELVAKRKLEKPLYGKSIPQQYPSRVMLDNESSDAATVIDIYTYDRSGLLYDITKTIRDLGLSIEYAKISTKVDQVVDAFYVVDMNGKKIADPERIAEIKAALLESIDPGQG, encoded by the coding sequence ATGAGCAAAGCCGTAAATCTTATGACGGACGAGCCGGAGTCGAGCAGGAGCTTAAGGGGAAGGCTCGACAGGAAGCTCGCCGAGCTTAAGGAATATCACAACAACAAGGCCAAGCGGAACAAGGCGCTTTCGGGAAGCCTCCTCGCCAAGAAACGGTCCGAGGTAATCGACAAGCTTATAAGGCAGGCGCTTTCGCAGCTCGGGTTCAACGACATTGCCAACGTGGCCGTGATCGCCCTCGGCGGGTACGGAAGGAACGAGCTCTGCCCGTATTCCGATATCGACCTAATGATCCTCTACAAGCCGCGGCACAAGACGCTGGCCAAGGAGATCACGGAGAAGCTGCTCTATCTCCTCTGGGACTTAAAGCTCGACGTCGGCCATTCGGTTAGGACGATAGACGAATGCATGGAGCTATCCGAGGACGAGGATACCACTATACTGACCTCTCTCCTGGATTCGAGGCACGTAGCCGGGGACGAGAGGCTCTACCTCGATTTGAACAAAAAGCTCTTTTCCGAGCTTCTCCCGTCCGTATCGCATAAATTCATTCAGCAGAAAATAGCGGAAAACGAAAGCAGGATAAACCGTTTCGGAAGGTCCGTATATCTCCTCGAACCCAACGTCAAGGAGGGCGAGGGCGGGCTCCGCGACATACACTACGCGCTCTGGATCGCGCAGGCCAAGTTCAAGGTCAAAACCTTCGCCGAGCTTCTCCCCAAAGGGATACTCATGGAGAACGAGATCAGGATCTTTGAGAAGAGCCTGAATTTTCTTCTCTTGGTAAGGTCCGAGCTTCACTACCTCGCGGGCCGTATGGAGGACAGGCTCGGCTTCGAGTTCCAGGAGAAGATAGCCAGATTCCTGGGGTTCAAGGACGCCGACCTCCCCGCCGTCGAGAGGTTCATGCGCATCTACTACCTTCGCGGAAACGAGCTCACCGAGCAGTCGAGAAGGCTCATCGAAAAGTGCGTTATGGACCAGAGGTCCGGAATAAGGGCGTCCAAAACCATACATCTCGACAGCGGCTTTATCATACAGAGCGGGGTTCTCTCGGTCTCGAACGTGAACATATTCACGGAAAACCCGGCAAACCTCATGAAGGCGTTCGAATACGCGAACAAGCACCAGGTGCGGATGAGCAACTATCTTTTAGACCTTATACGCGAGAACGTCAACATCGGCAAGATGGATGAGAAGATCAGGTCCAATCCGGAGCTGAACGCCTCTTTCCTCAGGATACTCAAGAAAGGAAAGAACGTGGCCGAAACTCTGATGGAAATGAACAGGCTCCGGTTCCTCGGCAACTACATCCCCGAATTCGGGAAGATAGTCTGCATGGTGCAGCACGACGCCTACCACGTCTACACCGTGGACGTCCATTCCATATTCATGGTCAGGGAGATCGAGAATCTCCTGAGTTACAGATACGAAAAAGAGCTTCCGCTCCTTACGAAGACGGCGGAGTCGCTCGTAAACAGGCACGTCCTTTACCTGGCCTGCCTCTTTCACGATATGGGGAAGGGTGAAGGAAAAGGGCACGCCGAAAAGGGAGCGGCGATGATCCCCAGGATAGCCAAGCGTATGGGGCTCAACGACGGGGAGAGAAAGCAGCTCGAATTTTTGGTGAAGAACCATCTTATAATGTCTCACTTCTCGCAGCGAAGGGACATACACGACTACAGTTTGATAGTGCGTTTCGCAAAGTCGGTGAAGACGCTCGAAACCCTCTCGCTCCTTTATCTCCTGACCTACGCCGACATCAAGTCCGTCGGGCCCGACGTCTGGACGAACTGGAAGGGGATGCTCCTGAAGGAGCTTTTCATAAGGACGGCGAAGGTTCTCGAAAGGGGGGTTCTCAAGGTCGAAGACCCGGTCGCAAGACAGGAGAGGATCATCGGAGAGGTCATCAAGATAACCGGCCCCAGGATATCGAGGAAGAAGGCGGGCGAGATATTAAAGGCCATGCCCGAGTCTTATTTCCTCGGATTTTCGGCCTACAAGATCGCCTATCACATCGGCCTGATAGACAAGTACAAGGGTGCGGTCGGCATGGACATCCTGTTCTTCCCCGAAGAGGATTACAACGAGTTTACGTTCTGGGGCTTCGACGAGCCGGGTATATTCTCGCGCCTCTGCGGTGTCATAAGGGCTTCGGGCTTTAACATACTCGGGGCGAGGATCACGACGAGGAGCGACGGCAGGATACTCGACGTCTTCTATTTGAACCGCCTCGGCTCGTCGCTCGGGGTAGACGACGAGGCATGGGCAAGGCTCAGGGACAACATGAGCCGCGTCCTCGCGAAGGAAATCGACGTCGGCGAGCTCGTCGCGAAGAGGAAGCTCGAAAAACCCCTCTACGGCAAGTCCATACCGCAGCAATACCCGTCGAGGGTTATGCTCGACAACGAATCCTCGGACGCGGCGACCGTGATCGACATTTACACGTACGACAGGTCCGGGCTCCTTTACGACATTACGAAGACCATAAGAGACCTCGGTCTCTCGATCGAATACGCAAAAATCTCGACGAAGGTCGACCAAGTCGTCGACGCGTTTTACGTCGTGGACATGAACGGCAAGAAAATAGCCGACCCCGAGAGGATCGCCGAGATAAAAGCGGCGCTCCTCGAATCCATAGATCCGGGCCAGGGCTGA
- the nadB gene encoding L-aspartate oxidase → MSVKDAGGPPPAEIYSDFLIIGSGLAGLYAALYAAGFGSVTLLTKSTVEESNSYWAQGGIAAVVDPDDSAWFHIEDTMRAGRGLNNPKAVEVLVNEGRERVIELIEKGMKFDSSETGLELGLEGGHTKRRVLHAGGSSTGREMVKFLIAAVEKNPSIKKFESTGVVELLSNGISCSGALALGSGFEPILFRAKSTILATGGASALFERTTNPESSTGEGIALAFRAGAAISDMEFLQFHPTAFYNEHGASFLITEALRGEGAHLLGCTGERFMYRYSDLGELAPRDIVSRAISVEIEKSGRSFVYLDMRHLDSAYLKSRFANIYEACLAAGVDMTESLVPVAPAAHYMIGGVKTGLMGETNIKGLFACGEVASTGVHGANRLASNSLLECVVFGKRAVDGAVDYDGAGFDPSSRPRGPVEHDPAEAEKKIFGELKASTARIMNRSVGIVRSGEGLTAAGRELAGITPLLEKLSGYYKLKMEMILEVCGFITAFSLMREESRGVHIREDFPEEDPSWRKHIVIRKGGEPALVPVEE, encoded by the coding sequence ATGAGCGTTAAAGATGCCGGCGGCCCTCCGCCCGCGGAAATATATTCCGACTTTCTAATCATAGGCAGCGGCCTTGCCGGGCTCTACGCGGCCCTTTACGCGGCCGGCTTCGGGAGCGTGACGCTCCTCACGAAATCGACGGTCGAGGAAAGTAATTCTTACTGGGCCCAGGGTGGTATAGCCGCCGTCGTCGACCCGGACGACTCGGCCTGGTTTCACATAGAGGACACCATGCGCGCGGGAAGGGGGCTCAACAACCCGAAGGCCGTAGAGGTGCTGGTCAACGAAGGCCGCGAGCGCGTAATAGAGCTCATAGAAAAAGGCATGAAGTTTGATTCGTCCGAGACCGGGCTCGAGCTCGGCCTCGAAGGTGGCCACACGAAGAGGCGCGTTCTCCACGCGGGCGGGAGCTCGACGGGCAGGGAGATGGTGAAGTTCCTCATAGCCGCCGTCGAGAAGAACCCGTCGATAAAAAAATTCGAGAGCACGGGCGTCGTCGAGCTCCTATCAAACGGCATATCTTGCTCTGGCGCGCTGGCGTTGGGGAGCGGGTTCGAGCCGATACTGTTCCGCGCAAAATCGACGATACTTGCGACGGGCGGGGCCTCGGCGCTCTTCGAGCGGACGACGAACCCCGAGAGCTCTACGGGCGAGGGCATAGCGCTTGCCTTCAGGGCGGGGGCGGCGATCTCGGACATGGAGTTCCTCCAGTTCCACCCGACGGCGTTTTACAACGAGCATGGGGCGAGCTTTCTCATAACCGAGGCCCTCAGGGGCGAGGGGGCGCACCTCCTCGGATGCACGGGCGAGAGGTTCATGTACAGGTACAGCGACCTCGGCGAGCTCGCGCCGAGGGATATCGTATCCCGCGCCATATCCGTCGAAATAGAAAAATCCGGCAGGAGCTTCGTCTACCTCGACATGCGCCACCTGGATTCCGCCTACCTCAAATCCCGCTTCGCCAACATATACGAGGCCTGCCTCGCGGCGGGGGTGGACATGACCGAGAGCCTCGTGCCCGTGGCCCCGGCGGCGCATTACATGATAGGCGGGGTGAAGACCGGGCTTATGGGCGAGACGAATATTAAAGGCCTTTTCGCCTGCGGCGAGGTCGCATCGACCGGCGTCCACGGGGCGAACCGTCTCGCCAGCAACTCCCTTCTCGAATGCGTCGTGTTCGGAAAGCGCGCCGTCGACGGGGCGGTCGATTACGACGGCGCGGGGTTCGATCCTTCGTCGAGGCCGCGCGGCCCTGTGGAGCATGACCCGGCCGAGGCCGAAAAGAAAATCTTCGGGGAGCTGAAAGCATCGACGGCACGGATAATGAACAGGAGCGTCGGAATCGTAAGGAGCGGGGAGGGGCTCACGGCGGCAGGGCGCGAGCTCGCCGGGATTACGCCCCTTCTTGAGAAGCTCTCAGGTTATTATAAACTCAAGATGGAAATGATACTCGAGGTGTGCGGCTTCATAACCGCTTTTTCTCTCATGAGAGAAGAGTCCCGCGGGGTTCACATCAGGGAAGACTTCCCCGAAGAGGACCCTTCGTGGAGAAAGCACATAGTGATTAGAAAGGGTGGTGAGCCCGCGCTCGTACCGGTAGAAGAGTAA
- the rho gene encoding transcription termination factor Rho yields the protein MARATKLREKSEDKETVQEAHFLNLNDIRNKKNVELMKMARDLEIEETSRMTKQDIIYAILKAQSEKEGVIYAEGVLEILSEGYGFLRSPKYSYLPGPDDIYVSKSQIRSFNLKTGDTVGGQVRLPREGEKNLALLKIEEVNFDSPEACRERVAFENRVPLHPEEKIVLEHDPNEFCSRVLDLFIPIGKGQRGLIVAPPRTGKTILLQRIANAITQNHPEVMLIVLLIDERPEEVTDMDRSVNGEVVSSTFDEPPQRHIQVADMVLEKAKRLVEHGKDVVILLDSLTRLARASNTVTPASGRVLSGGMEANALQRPKRFFGAARNTEEGGSLTIIATALFDTGSRMDEVIFEEFKGTGNMEAYLDRRLADKRVFPAIDLQRSGTRKEELLLDADILNKVWLLRKVLSPMNTVEAMEFLLDKMSGTKSNKEFFNMMNS from the coding sequence ATGGCTAGAGCAACCAAATTACGGGAAAAATCCGAGGATAAAGAAACCGTCCAGGAAGCACATTTCCTTAATCTAAACGACATAAGAAACAAGAAAAACGTAGAGCTCATGAAGATGGCGAGGGACCTCGAAATCGAAGAGACCTCCCGCATGACCAAGCAGGACATAATCTACGCGATACTCAAGGCGCAGAGCGAAAAAGAGGGCGTGATATACGCCGAGGGCGTACTCGAAATACTTTCCGAGGGATACGGTTTCCTCCGCTCGCCGAAGTACAGCTACCTTCCAGGCCCGGACGATATCTACGTATCGAAATCGCAGATAAGGTCTTTTAACCTGAAGACGGGCGACACGGTAGGCGGCCAGGTCCGCCTCCCGAGAGAGGGCGAGAAGAACCTCGCGCTCCTCAAGATAGAAGAGGTCAACTTCGACTCGCCCGAAGCCTGCAGGGAGCGCGTCGCTTTCGAAAACCGCGTGCCCCTTCATCCCGAGGAGAAGATAGTCCTCGAGCACGATCCCAACGAATTCTGCAGCCGCGTCCTCGACCTTTTCATCCCCATAGGCAAGGGGCAGAGGGGTCTCATAGTCGCGCCGCCCAGGACGGGTAAGACGATACTCCTCCAGAGGATAGCGAACGCAATAACCCAGAATCACCCCGAAGTAATGCTGATAGTCCTCCTCATAGACGAGCGCCCCGAAGAGGTCACGGACATGGACAGGTCCGTAAACGGCGAGGTCGTGAGCTCGACTTTCGACGAGCCGCCGCAGCGCCACATACAGGTCGCCGACATGGTCCTCGAAAAGGCCAAGAGGCTCGTCGAGCACGGTAAGGACGTCGTCATTCTTTTGGACAGCCTCACGCGTCTCGCACGCGCAAGCAACACCGTAACCCCCGCCAGCGGAAGGGTGCTCTCGGGCGGTATGGAGGCCAACGCCCTCCAGAGGCCGAAGAGGTTCTTCGGCGCCGCGAGGAACACCGAAGAAGGCGGGAGCCTCACCATCATCGCGACGGCGCTCTTCGACACCGGCAGCAGGATGGACGAGGTCATCTTCGAAGAGTTCAAGGGCACGGGCAACATGGAGGCCTACCTCGACAGGAGGCTCGCCGACAAGAGGGTCTTCCCGGCCATCGATCTCCAGCGCTCCGGCACGAGGAAAGAAGAGCTCCTTCTCGACGCGGACATACTCAACAAGGTCTGGCTCCTGAGAAAGGTGCTGAGCCCGATGAACACCGTCGAGGCGATGGAGTTCCTGCTCGACAAGATGAGCGGCACGAAGTCGAACAAAGAGTTCTTCAACATGATGAACTCCTGA
- the nadA gene encoding quinolinate synthase NadA — protein MTERKGVAEKIDFLRKEKNAVILAHNYQIPEVQDIADFTGDSLALSQMAATTEADIIVFCGVHFMAETASIISPEKKVLIPDIKAGCTLADAITADQLRAWKGEHPGAVVVSYINTTAEVKAESDYCCTSSNAVKVVKSIPEDKEILFLPDMFLGAYAARVTGRKLHIWPGECHVHAGIRTRDLEEMESHHPGAEMIVHPECGCTTSLMYESMNGPSNGNGNGNGHVKFLSTGGMIKHAVSSDAREFVIATETGMLHPLRKANPDKTFYPAREDAVCRFMKMITLDKVLKALEEEVYEVRVPAATARLAKKSIDRMLEITV, from the coding sequence ATGACCGAGCGCAAGGGCGTTGCGGAGAAGATAGATTTTCTCAGGAAAGAGAAAAATGCTGTCATCCTGGCGCACAATTATCAGATTCCCGAGGTGCAGGATATAGCCGACTTCACAGGCGATTCACTTGCCCTCTCGCAGATGGCGGCCACGACCGAGGCGGATATCATCGTCTTTTGCGGCGTTCATTTCATGGCCGAGACGGCTTCCATAATCTCCCCCGAAAAGAAGGTGCTCATCCCGGATATAAAAGCGGGGTGCACGCTTGCCGACGCCATAACGGCCGACCAGCTCAGGGCGTGGAAGGGCGAGCACCCGGGCGCGGTCGTCGTTTCGTACATAAACACGACGGCCGAGGTGAAGGCCGAGAGCGATTACTGCTGCACTTCCTCGAACGCCGTAAAGGTCGTAAAATCCATACCCGAAGATAAGGAAATACTCTTTCTCCCGGACATGTTCCTCGGGGCCTATGCGGCCAGGGTCACCGGCCGGAAGCTCCACATATGGCCGGGCGAGTGCCACGTCCATGCCGGCATAAGAACGCGCGACCTCGAGGAGATGGAAAGCCATCACCCCGGGGCCGAGATGATCGTTCACCCCGAATGCGGGTGCACGACGAGCCTCATGTACGAGAGCATGAACGGCCCCTCCAACGGCAATGGAAACGGCAACGGACACGTCAAGTTCCTCTCCACGGGAGGAATGATAAAGCACGCCGTGTCCTCGGATGCCAGGGAATTCGTCATAGCAACCGAAACGGGAATGCTTCACCCTCTCCGTAAGGCCAACCCGGACAAGACCTTCTACCCGGCGAGGGAAGACGCGGTCTGCAGGTTCATGAAGATGATAACGCTCGACAAGGTTTTGAAGGCCCTCGAAGAAGAGGTCTACGAGGTCAGGGTCCCCGCCGCCACCGCGAGGCTGGCCAAGAAGTCCATAGACAGGATGCTGGAAATAACCGTCTAG
- the ggt gene encoding gamma-glutamyltransferase, translating into MNHFKRGSTALYAALLTAALLTAFISPVTVGPRASDLPGPDREAIFHPVYAQNGMVVSEEKHATEAGLQVLKEGGNAVDAAVTAGFVLAVTFPRAGNLGGGGFMLVRMAETGEVVAIDYREKAPMAVTAGTFLDEDGNVDTEKTRYSVLSAGVPGTVAGLALALEKYGTIPLERAIRPALELAENGFPVSEGLAASLDDARPRMEKEPGSIRVFFKEGGEPYAPGDVLVQKDLAETLRLISEHGPGAFYEGEIAVKIARFMKERGGLITEKDLKEYSAAPREPVRGTYRGYKIYSMPPPSSGGVHLIEMLNILEGFPLGEYGHNTARTINLMAEAMKFAYADRSEHLGDPDFKKVPVAELTSKKYAEKLRKKMSPGRVTPSVLVKPGEMPHGEGRNTTHFSVVDSKGNMVSNTYTLNFDYGSKIIVPGTGILLNNEMDDFSMKPGEPNAYGLLGGQANSPEPGKRMLSSMTPTLVLKDGEPFLATGSPGGSLIITTVLQIITNVIDFGMNISEATNAPRVHHQWLPDKLRIEKGISGDTLRLLTERGYTIDTGNTMGSAQSIMKKGEFLYGASDPRRPGGLAEGY; encoded by the coding sequence TTGAACCACTTCAAAAGGGGCTCGACCGCTTTATACGCCGCGCTTCTCACAGCGGCCCTGCTCACGGCGTTCATATCGCCCGTGACTGTGGGCCCGCGCGCCTCGGACCTCCCGGGGCCCGACCGGGAAGCGATCTTCCACCCCGTCTACGCGCAAAACGGGATGGTCGTGTCCGAGGAGAAGCACGCGACCGAGGCGGGGCTCCAGGTTTTGAAAGAAGGAGGGAACGCCGTAGACGCCGCCGTTACGGCCGGCTTCGTCCTCGCAGTGACGTTCCCCCGCGCGGGCAACCTCGGCGGGGGCGGATTCATGCTCGTCCGCATGGCCGAAACGGGCGAGGTCGTCGCGATCGACTATAGAGAGAAGGCCCCCATGGCCGTTACGGCCGGGACGTTCCTCGACGAGGACGGCAACGTCGATACCGAAAAAACCCGCTACAGCGTCCTTTCGGCCGGGGTCCCGGGCACAGTCGCGGGGCTTGCGCTCGCTCTCGAAAAATACGGCACGATACCGCTCGAACGGGCGATACGCCCGGCGCTGGAGCTCGCCGAGAACGGCTTTCCGGTTAGCGAAGGCCTCGCGGCCTCGCTCGATGACGCGAGACCCCGCATGGAAAAGGAGCCCGGGAGCATACGGGTTTTCTTCAAGGAAGGGGGCGAGCCCTATGCACCGGGGGATGTTCTGGTGCAGAAGGACCTCGCGGAGACCTTGAGGCTCATTTCCGAGCACGGCCCCGGGGCGTTTTACGAAGGCGAGATAGCCGTCAAAATAGCCCGGTTCATGAAGGAGAGGGGCGGTCTCATAACGGAAAAGGACCTTAAGGAGTACAGCGCGGCGCCGAGAGAGCCCGTCCGCGGGACGTACAGGGGGTACAAGATATACTCCATGCCTCCCCCGAGCTCGGGCGGCGTGCATTTGATCGAGATGCTGAATATCCTCGAAGGGTTTCCCCTCGGCGAATACGGGCACAACACCGCGAGGACCATAAACCTCATGGCCGAGGCGATGAAGTTCGCCTACGCCGACCGCTCGGAGCACCTCGGAGACCCGGACTTCAAAAAAGTGCCGGTGGCGGAGCTCACATCCAAGAAGTACGCCGAAAAGCTCAGGAAGAAAATGTCTCCCGGAAGGGTTACGCCGTCCGTCCTCGTAAAGCCCGGCGAAATGCCCCATGGAGAGGGGCGGAATACGACCCACTTTTCGGTTGTTGATTCGAAAGGCAACATGGTCTCCAACACCTACACGCTCAACTTCGATTACGGCTCGAAGATAATCGTCCCCGGGACGGGGATACTCCTAAATAACGAGATGGACGATTTCTCCATGAAGCCGGGCGAGCCTAACGCCTACGGCCTCCTCGGGGGACAGGCCAACTCCCCCGAGCCCGGAAAGAGGATGTTGAGCTCGATGACGCCGACCCTCGTATTAAAAGACGGCGAGCCGTTCCTGGCCACGGGGAGCCCCGGCGGGAGCCTAATCATAACGACGGTCCTTCAGATAATCACGAACGTTATAGACTTCGGGATGAATATCTCGGAGGCGACGAACGCGCCGCGCGTGCATCACCAATGGCTCCCGGACAAGCTCCGTATCGAAAAGGGCATATCGGGGGATACGCTCCGGCTTTTGACGGAAAGGGGCTACACCATAGATACGGGCAACACGATGGGGAGCGCACAGAGTATCATGAAAAAAGGGGAATTCCTTTACGGCGCTTCCGACCCGAGAAGGCCGGGCGGCCTTGCGGAAGGATACTAG
- the trxA gene encoding thioredoxin: protein MGKTVQITDDNFDDEVVKSDVPVLLDFWAEWCPPCRAIAPVLDEIAGDYEGRVKVGKLNVDENPYTAQAFGIRSIPTMILFKNGSPDDKIIGALPKGHITEVIENSLSKD from the coding sequence ATGGGAAAAACGGTACAGATTACAGACGATAATTTCGACGACGAAGTGGTGAAGTCGGACGTGCCCGTACTTCTCGATTTCTGGGCCGAGTGGTGCCCTCCCTGCCGTGCTATCGCGCCCGTTCTGGATGAGATTGCCGGGGATTACGAGGGCAGGGTAAAGGTCGGAAAGCTGAACGTCGACGAGAACCCCTACACGGCGCAGGCCTTCGGGATCAGGAGCATACCGACGATGATACTATTTAAGAACGGCTCCCCCGACGACAAGATAATAGGGGCCCTTCCCAAGGGGCACATAACGGAAGTCATCGAAAACAGCCTGTCAAAGGATTAA
- a CDS encoding cob(I)yrinic acid a,c-diamide adenosyltransferase, whose amino-acid sequence MAKVRITKVYTKTGDEGLTSLIGGERVSKASPKVEAYGDVDELNAVLGIARTMVADEGISETLKAIQNDLFIIGAELASPPGFEVPRIGGDRIAELESSIDGLLEELKPLKEFILPSGSAGGAYLHFARTVSRRAERKVVRLMEEEGVGKNVLIYLNRLSDLLFVMARAENQRSGYSETFVEFGKK is encoded by the coding sequence ATGGCCAAAGTCCGTATAACGAAGGTTTATACGAAGACCGGGGACGAGGGGCTCACGTCGCTCATCGGCGGGGAGAGGGTGAGCAAGGCCTCGCCCAAGGTGGAGGCCTACGGCGACGTCGACGAGCTGAACGCCGTCCTCGGCATCGCGAGGACGATGGTTGCCGACGAGGGTATTTCGGAGACGCTTAAGGCCATACAGAACGACCTCTTCATCATAGGGGCCGAGCTCGCGAGCCCCCCCGGGTTCGAGGTCCCGCGCATAGGCGGGGACAGGATAGCGGAGCTCGAATCCTCCATAGACGGGCTCCTCGAAGAGTTAAAGCCTCTTAAGGAATTCATACTCCCGAGCGGGAGCGCGGGAGGGGCCTACCTTCACTTCGCGAGGACGGTATCCAGGCGGGCCGAGAGGAAGGTCGTAAGGCTCATGGAAGAGGAAGGGGTCGGGAAGAACGTCCTCATCTATCTTAACCGGCTCTCCGACCTTCTATTCGTAATGGCCCGGGCCGAAAACCAGCGGAGCGGCTACAGCGAGACGTTCGTGGAGTTCGGAAAGAAATGA